The DNA segment CGCGCTGTTATTAGCGCTTTTTTGTCGTGCAACCTGAGGTTCGAACATGAAGCCCTCAAGAGACGCGTCTTTCTGTCTTTTGACCCGGAATTGAAAACGGTGTGAGCATTTTCGGCTGCGGCGAAAACCTGCTCAAGTGTGGCTCGCCGCTGCGATATCGTCTGCTCGGGGCGGTCTATGCGCTCCTGCAATACGGCCATTCGCTCCTTCAGAGCGGCCTTTCGTTTGGCGAATTCGTCATCATCAATCAACTTGGCAAGCCGCATATTGAGCAACTCGTCCAATTCACTCCGGACGAGGGAGAGCTTTCGCCGCAATTCAGGCTTCTCTGACTGAAATGCGGCTCCGGCGTCCCGGTCCATTTCATCGCTTGCCGCGAGTGCCCATTTGAGAAATCCCTTAGGTAGGCTGATGGATTTGGCCCAATCGGCAAGCTGCTTTTCCAATTGCTTTTCCTCGATAGCTTTTTCCGTGCAGTCGTAAGGGTATCGGTGACGCGTGCAGTGATAGTATATGTACCGATGACCGTATCGATTCCGCTTATGCTCGGCGGTAATCGCCGCTCCGCAGTTACCGCACCGAAGCAGCCCGGTATACGTGAACGAATGTCGGTGCGGCTTTGGCGCGGACTCGGCATCGAGAATCCTTTGAGCCTTATCAAAGTCCCTCTTGGAGATCATCGGCTGGTGCGCGCCGACATACAGCCGTCCATTGTATCGGAGCGCCCCGTAGTAGAACGGATTGCGGAACAGGTAATGTATTGCTGACCGGGCCAGTGGTCGGCCGTATCCGTTGCTTCGGACTCCATTGGTGAGACCCCATTCTTCGGTAGCTCTCCGGTGAATCTCAGTCACGGAATACTGGCCGGTCAGCAGGTGCTGCCACATCCGCTTCACTATCGCGAATCGCTCGGGATCCTTGACGATAGTCTTCGTTTCCTTGTCGTTCCTGTAGCCAAGCGGAGCGCACTGCGGCAGCCACCCCTGTTCCAGTTTAGCGCGATTGCCACGTTTCACATTGTCCGAGAGATCGTCCACATATTTTTTGGCCATGCCGAATTCGAGCTGAAGCCAGAACTTATCATTCCCATTATTGGCCAATTCGCGCTGAGGGGTAAAGATAGCTCGCAGCGTCTTTTCATCGAGCGCCCAGATGAGCGCGCCGCCATCCACGGGATTGCGAGCCAGACGGTCCAGCTTCCAGCAGAGGATGGCGTCGAACTTACCCGCCTGGACGGATTCCATGAGTTTGGTGAATACCGGCCGTCCGGGGGATTTAGCCGACTTACTCTCCGAGAATACCGAAACAATGGTCCACCCTTTGGCCTGGGCGTACTGCCTCAATTCCCGAATCTGCGAGTCTATGGAAAGAACCTGTCGGTCTTCAGATTCGGTCGATTTGCGGGCATAAATGGCTATGTTTTCCATACGGGCTGATGATGATAGTTTCGGTTATCGTGGCATTGATCAGCGGGCCTCGGCAATTCGGTCTCCTCGTGATTGGTCTGCTCTTCCGCGATTTCCAGCAGGAGACGTGCGTAATCCAGTACGTTGGAGGCCATTTCCCAGGCATCCTCATCCGCAAGTACCCGCCCGTATTCTTTCTCGAAAATGGTCCTGAACTGCTCTATGTGTTTTTGTTTTAGCGACATACTGCTGCAGTATGCCAGCAGAAGTCTCATATGCAGTAGTACCGCCGGAGGAGGAGGCTGGGCAGGTCTCTGTGGATAATGAAATCTCCGTTTTTCGGTTGACTTTCCAGCTCCAACGTCATAATCTTAGAGGAAAGTGACCTTCCCCGTCAAGTCCGTCCCGTCCCATCTTCTCTGACATAAGCGGAGTTTCGCGGTTTTCCGTGAAGTGCTTGCTCTCTTCGCCCTGGGATTCTCTGCGCCTTATCCGTCCGGTTTTTTTCATTCTCACACCCGCAATCCCACTCTAACCACAGCCGAAAAGCGGCTCATTCTCTCACGAACCAATTATGCCAATCCTACGTCAGCTTTCTCTAAGAAAGCGATATTCACCCTCCGCTTCGGCAACCCCGAGGAGCCACACCGCCGAATACCACCTGACCAAATCACAATTGCGCAGGCTTCTGGACGCGACCCCTTCGGTGCGTGACCGGACGATTATGGCGCTTATGGCCGGAACCGGCATGCGCCGGGCGGAGGTTGTTTCGCTCGACATCCAGGATCTCAGGCTCGGCGAAAATCTCCTGGTGGTGCGTTCCGGCAAGGGCGGAAAGTGCCGTCTCATTCCGCTCACACCGGCACTGGCGGACTTGCTTCAAAGCTGTCTGGACGGTCGCCCCGCTGGGCCAGTGTTTCTGAGCAGATTCAAGGGCCCGCTCTGCAGCAGGCAGCTGAACCGTATCGTGGAAAACGCGGGAAGGCGGGCGGGTATCGTCCATCCGGATCCCCGCAAGACACGGCTCACCTGCCATCTGTTCCGTCACACCTTTGCCCGATTGTGGAAAGACGCCGGGGGAAGCATCGAGACCCTGTCCTCGATACTGGGGCATTCGAGCCAGGCCACCACCCTCGACCTCTACGGCCGGGAAGGGTTGTCCGACGTGAAAGCCAATTACGCCAGAACTATGAAAAAAATCGGCATATAGCCGGAGACTCAAACAAGGAGGAAGAACATGAAACGAACGGCGCTGGCACTGTGTTTCTCGGCGCTGCTGTGGTCGTGCAGCGATGACAAGGGGACTAACGATCCGCCCGACAAGCCCGACAGCACGTGGACTCCCGTCGAGTCGTACTCGCTCTCCACTCCGGGAGCCGACTATGTGCTGTTGGAATCGCCCTACCTCTACGCCAGCGGGCGCGGCGGGTCGCTTTTCATTTTTGATATATCAAATGCTGACACCATCCGTTTGATCGGCTCACATGCGGCGGAAAACACCTCCACCAAGACTCCTGCCGGTTACGGAGGCCGGGCGCTCGCAAAACGCGGCAGTTTGCTGTACGCCTGCTTTTACGGTGCCGCAAACGGATCATCCGTCGTCGAAGTGTTTGACGTGGTAAATCCGGCAAACCCCAATCCCGTGGGATTGTTGCAGTCACCTTGGAATAACTCGCAGATTTGGGGGGACTATTGGGAATTCACCGGTATCTGTATCACCGGTGATACGCTGCTTGCGCAGACGTCCGGCTTCGCGTTCCTCTACCGCATCAGCGGGCCGAACTCATTCCTGCCGCTCGACACCGTCCGCAAGGATGTTGTCGAGCCGACCTGTCAGACGGGTGGGATTTCTCTCTGGGATTTCGGCGCAGGTCACTTCTACGCTTATGGCTCATGTACTCAAACGGGGCAGAACGGGCTGCTATGGACACTCTCCCGGGGTAACATGCAGGTTACCGGACGTCTGGACATGTCTGTGAATCCCGGTCTGTATTCGCCCCTGATGCGTCTCAATGACAACAGAGTCTATCTCTGGGAAACCGGCGGCGGCAATAAGATGGCCGAGGTTGATGTCTCCAATCCGGCGTCTCCCGCGCTGATACGTTCGCAGCAGCTGTTCTCCGGATTCCCGCTTTTGGGCGGCACGACTTTCAGTCTCACGAACATGACCGCTGCCGGGAGCGCTTTCGTTTTCCTCGGACGCTACAGCGGGGGCGTACTTCTGTGTGACGACCAGTTCAACCTGTTGCGTGCAGACAAGGGCGCTTATTCCGCCGACGCAGTGTACAGCGCAGGCAGGGTGTATGTGTGCGGGCCGAATGGTGTCTCGGCATACGTCATCCCGTAGATCGGGGGAGTACCGGAGATCTAGGAATGAAAAAACAACCCCGGTCCGCAGATGGACGGGGGTCGTTGGAATTGGCAAGAACATTACTTGAGAAGCAGCATCTTCTTCGTTTCGATTGCGTCCTCCGTGCGCAGCCGGTAGAAATAGATGCCGGAGGCCTGTTTGTCGGCTTCCCACATCGTGGTGTGATTACCGGCAGGCAGGTCGCCGTTGACGAGCAGAGCCACCCGCTGACCGAGGATGTTGAACACCTCGAGCTTCACGTGTGTTGCCTCAGGCAGCGAGTACGAAATGGTCGTCACCGGATTG comes from the Candidatus Zixiibacteriota bacterium genome and includes:
- a CDS encoding recombinase family protein, which codes for MENIAIYARKSTESEDRQVLSIDSQIRELRQYAQAKGWTIVSVFSESKSAKSPGRPVFTKLMESVQAGKFDAILCWKLDRLARNPVDGGALIWALDEKTLRAIFTPQRELANNGNDKFWLQLEFGMAKKYVDDLSDNVKRGNRAKLEQGWLPQCAPLGYRNDKETKTIVKDPERFAIVKRMWQHLLTGQYSVTEIHRRATEEWGLTNGVRSNGYGRPLARSAIHYLFRNPFYYGALRYNGRLYVGAHQPMISKRDFDKAQRILDAESAPKPHRHSFTYTGLLRCGNCGAAITAEHKRNRYGHRYIYYHCTRHRYPYDCTEKAIEEKQLEKQLADWAKSISLPKGFLKWALAASDEMDRDAGAAFQSEKPELRRKLSLVRSELDELLNMRLAKLIDDDEFAKRKAALKERMAVLQERIDRPEQTISQRRATLEQVFAAAENAHTVFNSGSKDRKTRLLRASCSNLRLHDKKALITAREPYREIQKSIEIATAKNVMFEPQILGQLQPRRQAASRAFSIWWGLVKKVRTFCPG
- a CDS encoding tyrosine-type recombinase/integrase, giving the protein MPILRQLSLRKRYSPSASATPRSHTAEYHLTKSQLRRLLDATPSVRDRTIMALMAGTGMRRAEVVSLDIQDLRLGENLLVVRSGKGGKCRLIPLTPALADLLQSCLDGRPAGPVFLSRFKGPLCSRQLNRIVENAGRRAGIVHPDPRKTRLTCHLFRHTFARLWKDAGGSIETLSSILGHSSQATTLDLYGREGLSDVKANYARTMKKIGI